CCCAGGCGCAGACGGCAGCCATGACTTTCGGGGACCTCAAGTCGTTTGAGGTGTTCCAAGAGCAGACGCTCCAGGAGCTTATTCGCCAGGCCGTGGCGAACAACTACGACGTGCGCATCGCAGCTCAGCGGGTTCTGGAGGTGCGGGCAGGCCTCACGATCGCGACTTCGGAGCTCTATCCCGAGCTGGAAGGCGCCTATGAGTATAAGAACCAGCGCTTCTCCAAACTCGGGCTGACGCCTCTGGGACCTGGCCTCGACCGAGACCGAGACTCCAACTTCCTCACCGCCAACCTTTCGTGGGAAGTGGACTTCTGGGGGCGCATACGTCGTGCCATCGAGGCGGCCAATGCCGAGTACCTCGCATCAGAGGAAAATCGGAAATTCGTGATCCAGACCCTCGTCGCTATCTTGGCGCAGGCCTACTTCGAGCTCCTGGAATTGAATCGGGAGATTGAGATCTCCCGCCGCACCCTGTCCTCGCGCGAGGAGTCGCTTCGGCTGATTAACTCCCGCCTCGAAGAGGGCGTCTCAAACAAACTGGAGTGGGATCAGGCCGCTGCGCTCGTCTACAGCGCCGCGCGCCTGATTCCCGACTTGGAGCGCCGCATCGAGGTAAAGGAAAACCAGATCAACTTCCTTCTCGGCCGCGATCCCGGCCCCGTGAAACCTGGCAGCCCCCTTCCCGAGCAGCGTCTCGCTTTCAAAGTCCCTGTCGGCCTCCCCTCCTCCCTTCTGGAGCGAAGGCCCGACATCCGCGCCGCGGAGAAGCAACTCGTCGCGGCCAACGCGCGCATCGGCCAGGCCAAGGCGGAGTACTTTCCCCAGGTC
The genomic region above belongs to Candidatus Methylomirabilota bacterium and contains:
- a CDS encoding efflux transporter outer membrane subunit, giving the protein MKKLVPLAWALGMIVGCAMGPDYHRPDLSLPPEFRGETKAQAQTAAMTFGDLKSFEVFQEQTLQELIRQAVANNYDVRIAAQRVLEVRAGLTIATSELYPELEGAYEYKNQRFSKLGLTPLGPGLDRDRDSNFLTANLSWEVDFWGRIRRAIEAANAEYLASEENRKFVIQTLVAILAQAYFELLELNREIEISRRTLSSREESLRLINSRLEEGVSNKLEWDQAAALVYSAARLIPDLERRIEVKENQINFLLGRDPGPVKPGSPLPEQRLAFKVPVGLPSSLLERRPDIRAAEKQLVAANARIGQAKAEYFPQVNLTTFYGTEAEDFSNILEEDATTWLVGPSVTIPIFTGGRLRGQVDQAEARKEQALLRYRQVVQQAFREVGDALVGVRKSREFTEQQEKLTSTLEDQTKLSWTRYLGGVTTYLEVLDSERQHFEAQLDLARAQLDELLAVVGIYRALGGGWQE